One Ostrea edulis chromosome 2, xbOstEdul1.1, whole genome shotgun sequence genomic region harbors:
- the LOC125653329 gene encoding neuronal PAS domain-containing protein 2-like isoform X2 has product MLCLKRKETVSDEDKCLENKRKLRRDGEKLRRERLNRTLGLLAEEVPWLKHSERRPDKSSILKLTVNYLKLNIGIKKRNLNAVLPSFLKDTVSEEFLESVAHGSLLIVSESGTILYMSESLTQRLGWLQIDVLGSPINKILHNEDIDLFKLQFNRHNNFCYTTKQCSETNKAYIAVNSARKVHRSFFVRMQNLQHVSENTPRFEEMRIVGHLHYHAQDRKKVRSVVNESWLVGSCHPVKQQSLISMQAYEDNTNLEWVSQHAMDGKLWYQDHRIALVVGVMPCEHVGMSVYDLVNKDDLKDIACSHMKIITDNEIPCTVFRLQSLNGLGPDKYIKARSVIVKDAWTRKNLFIVSLNQNISDEEGEVLLREQRKRVQTLIAATKGLTLQDTNFDEDSNTDASSSASDSSQPESPAFSELTSDVLSEPRYSIDCLSEGESLSGVSGSPPKGSPSNIKSPRKKESLPLLKSLLIRPNQVTESLDKILTVESKTQKDISMSNTEVAGQENEKGQLTVSDEVGGVLTDINDSIHVGNVERDTLSLNTTDVVCESVPGVKFAGVTSGGDKSVINKQYFISQISQFFPSVSSGGVLNADQKHCESSEKNAMYSSAQTGICSQVTNVGQGMLSMPDSEDHSSMEFKHKNVEDSSLKDYNKIQSPTISSQISPPMNTNCVQDPNKKSMELQFYKQLQHKHEALERSLQSQNQELTTLKRNLADQQPKVIEKLHLLQSEVEKQFSILHGLQNEMVEKMSSATPYADMT; this is encoded by the exons ATGTTATG CTTGAAGAGAAAAGAGACTGTTTCTGATGAAGACAAATGTTTAGAGAACAAGAG AAAACTCCGTAGGGATGGTGAAAAGTTAAGGCGAGAACGCCTGAACCGGACCCTGGGTTTACTAGCAGAGGAGGTACCCTGGCTGAAACACAGTGAGCGGAGACCAGACAAGAGCAGTATACTAAAGCTAACAGTCAACTACCTCAAGCTCAATATTG GTATCAAGAAAAGAAACCTGAATGCTGTTTTACCTTCCTTCCTGAAAGACACAGTCTCTGAGGAATTCTTAGAatca GTAGCTCATGGATCCCTGCTCATTGTGTCGGAGTCCGGCACGATTTTGTACATGTCTGAATCCTTAACACAACGACTGGGCTGGCTTCAG ATTGATGTGTTGGGGAGCCCAATCAACAAGATATTACACAATGAGGATATTGACTTGTTTAAATTACAGTTCAACAGGCACAACAACTTTTGTTACACAACAAAACAGTGCTCGGAGACCAATAAAGCATACATAGCAG tGAATTCTGCAAGGAAAGTTCATCGTTCATTTTTTGTGAGAATGCAGAATTTACAGCATGTGTCAGAAAATACACCAAGGTTTGAAGAGATGCGGATTGTTGGACATCTGCATTATCATGCTCAGGACAGAAAGAAAGTTAGGTCAG tTGTAAATGAGAGCTGGTTAGTGGGTTCCTGCCATCCTGTCAAACAGCAATCCCTAATCAGTATGCAAGCTTATGAGGACAACACCAATCTGGAATGGGTATCCCAGCATGCAATGGATGGGAAACTCTGGTATCAGGACCACAG GATAGCCTTGGTGGTTGGAGTGATGCCATGTGAACATGTTGGAATGTCAGTGTATGACCTTGTCAACAAGGATGATCTCAAGGACATTGCTTGCAGTCACATGAAAA tAATTACCGATAATGAGATACCGTGCACTGTGTTCAGGCTGCAGTCATTGAATGGACTGGGTCCCGATAAATACATCAAAGCAAGGTCTGTGATAGTGAAGGACGCCTGGACCAGGAAAAATCTCTTCATCGTCAGcttaaatcaaaatatcag TGATGAAGAAGGGGAGGTGTTACTGAGGGAACAGAGGAAGAGGGTTCAGACACTTATTGCAGCTACAAAAGGATTAACACTCCAAGACACAAATTTTGATGAGGACAGCAACACAGATGCATCATCTTCAGCATCTGACAGTAGTCAGCCGGAATCGCCTGCCTTCAGCGAATTGACCTCTGATGTACTCTCTGAACCACGATACAGTATAGACTGTCTGAGTGAGGGCGAGTCTCTCTCAGGAGTCAGTGGAAGTCCACCGAAAGGAAGTCCATCCAACATCAAAAGTCCACGGAAGAAAGAATCGCTTCCATTGTTGAAGAGCCTTCTTATCCGACCTAACCAAGTGACAGAATCACTGGATAAAATTCTTACAGTGGAGAGCAAGACACAAAAAGACATCTCCATGTCAAACACAGAAGTGGCTGGACAAGAAAATGAGAAAGGCCAATTAACAGTTTCTGATGAGGTTGGTGGTGTGTTGACGGATATTAATGacagcatacatgtaggtaatgTGGAAAGGGACACATTGTCATTGAATACCACTGATGTTGTATGTGAGTCTGTTCCTGGTGTGAAGTTTGCAGGAGTGACATCAGGGGGAGATAAGTCTGTTATAAACAAGCAGTACTTCATATCTCAGATTTCTCAGTTTTTTCCGAGTGTTTCCTCAGGAGGTGTGTTGAATGCTGACCAGAAACATTGTGAAAGTAGTGAAAAAAATGCAATGTACAGCAGTGCCCAGACAGGTATCTGTTCACAAGTTACAAATGTTGGACAGGGCATGTTGAGCATGCCAGATTCTGAAGATCATTCATCAATGGAATTCAAGCATAAAAATGTAGAAGACTCTTCATTAAAAG ACTACAACAAAATCCAATCTCCAACCATATCCTCACAAATATCACCGCCCATGAATACAAAT TGTGTTCAAGACCCAAACAAGAAAAGTATGGAGTTACAATTTTACAAGCAGCTTCAGCACAAACACGAGGCTTTGGAGAGGAGCCTGCAATCCCAGAATCAGGAGCTGACCACCCTGAAGAGAAACTTGGCTGACCAGCAGCCCAAGGTCATCGAAAAACTACACCTTCTCCAA
- the LOC125653329 gene encoding neuronal PAS domain-containing protein 2-like isoform X1 encodes MDNHTDSDDASSLKRKETVSDEDKCLENKRKLRRDGEKLRRERLNRTLGLLAEEVPWLKHSERRPDKSSILKLTVNYLKLNIGIKKRNLNAVLPSFLKDTVSEEFLESVAHGSLLIVSESGTILYMSESLTQRLGWLQIDVLGSPINKILHNEDIDLFKLQFNRHNNFCYTTKQCSETNKAYIAVNSARKVHRSFFVRMQNLQHVSENTPRFEEMRIVGHLHYHAQDRKKVRSVVNESWLVGSCHPVKQQSLISMQAYEDNTNLEWVSQHAMDGKLWYQDHRIALVVGVMPCEHVGMSVYDLVNKDDLKDIACSHMKIITDNEIPCTVFRLQSLNGLGPDKYIKARSVIVKDAWTRKNLFIVSLNQNISDEEGEVLLREQRKRVQTLIAATKGLTLQDTNFDEDSNTDASSSASDSSQPESPAFSELTSDVLSEPRYSIDCLSEGESLSGVSGSPPKGSPSNIKSPRKKESLPLLKSLLIRPNQVTESLDKILTVESKTQKDISMSNTEVAGQENEKGQLTVSDEVGGVLTDINDSIHVGNVERDTLSLNTTDVVCESVPGVKFAGVTSGGDKSVINKQYFISQISQFFPSVSSGGVLNADQKHCESSEKNAMYSSAQTGICSQVTNVGQGMLSMPDSEDHSSMEFKHKNVEDSSLKDYNKIQSPTISSQISPPMNTNCVQDPNKKSMELQFYKQLQHKHEALERSLQSQNQELTTLKRNLADQQPKVIEKLHLLQSEVEKQFSILHGLQNEMVEKMSSATPYADMT; translated from the exons ATGGATAATCATACTGACAGTGATGATGCGTCCAG CTTGAAGAGAAAAGAGACTGTTTCTGATGAAGACAAATGTTTAGAGAACAAGAG AAAACTCCGTAGGGATGGTGAAAAGTTAAGGCGAGAACGCCTGAACCGGACCCTGGGTTTACTAGCAGAGGAGGTACCCTGGCTGAAACACAGTGAGCGGAGACCAGACAAGAGCAGTATACTAAAGCTAACAGTCAACTACCTCAAGCTCAATATTG GTATCAAGAAAAGAAACCTGAATGCTGTTTTACCTTCCTTCCTGAAAGACACAGTCTCTGAGGAATTCTTAGAatca GTAGCTCATGGATCCCTGCTCATTGTGTCGGAGTCCGGCACGATTTTGTACATGTCTGAATCCTTAACACAACGACTGGGCTGGCTTCAG ATTGATGTGTTGGGGAGCCCAATCAACAAGATATTACACAATGAGGATATTGACTTGTTTAAATTACAGTTCAACAGGCACAACAACTTTTGTTACACAACAAAACAGTGCTCGGAGACCAATAAAGCATACATAGCAG tGAATTCTGCAAGGAAAGTTCATCGTTCATTTTTTGTGAGAATGCAGAATTTACAGCATGTGTCAGAAAATACACCAAGGTTTGAAGAGATGCGGATTGTTGGACATCTGCATTATCATGCTCAGGACAGAAAGAAAGTTAGGTCAG tTGTAAATGAGAGCTGGTTAGTGGGTTCCTGCCATCCTGTCAAACAGCAATCCCTAATCAGTATGCAAGCTTATGAGGACAACACCAATCTGGAATGGGTATCCCAGCATGCAATGGATGGGAAACTCTGGTATCAGGACCACAG GATAGCCTTGGTGGTTGGAGTGATGCCATGTGAACATGTTGGAATGTCAGTGTATGACCTTGTCAACAAGGATGATCTCAAGGACATTGCTTGCAGTCACATGAAAA tAATTACCGATAATGAGATACCGTGCACTGTGTTCAGGCTGCAGTCATTGAATGGACTGGGTCCCGATAAATACATCAAAGCAAGGTCTGTGATAGTGAAGGACGCCTGGACCAGGAAAAATCTCTTCATCGTCAGcttaaatcaaaatatcag TGATGAAGAAGGGGAGGTGTTACTGAGGGAACAGAGGAAGAGGGTTCAGACACTTATTGCAGCTACAAAAGGATTAACACTCCAAGACACAAATTTTGATGAGGACAGCAACACAGATGCATCATCTTCAGCATCTGACAGTAGTCAGCCGGAATCGCCTGCCTTCAGCGAATTGACCTCTGATGTACTCTCTGAACCACGATACAGTATAGACTGTCTGAGTGAGGGCGAGTCTCTCTCAGGAGTCAGTGGAAGTCCACCGAAAGGAAGTCCATCCAACATCAAAAGTCCACGGAAGAAAGAATCGCTTCCATTGTTGAAGAGCCTTCTTATCCGACCTAACCAAGTGACAGAATCACTGGATAAAATTCTTACAGTGGAGAGCAAGACACAAAAAGACATCTCCATGTCAAACACAGAAGTGGCTGGACAAGAAAATGAGAAAGGCCAATTAACAGTTTCTGATGAGGTTGGTGGTGTGTTGACGGATATTAATGacagcatacatgtaggtaatgTGGAAAGGGACACATTGTCATTGAATACCACTGATGTTGTATGTGAGTCTGTTCCTGGTGTGAAGTTTGCAGGAGTGACATCAGGGGGAGATAAGTCTGTTATAAACAAGCAGTACTTCATATCTCAGATTTCTCAGTTTTTTCCGAGTGTTTCCTCAGGAGGTGTGTTGAATGCTGACCAGAAACATTGTGAAAGTAGTGAAAAAAATGCAATGTACAGCAGTGCCCAGACAGGTATCTGTTCACAAGTTACAAATGTTGGACAGGGCATGTTGAGCATGCCAGATTCTGAAGATCATTCATCAATGGAATTCAAGCATAAAAATGTAGAAGACTCTTCATTAAAAG ACTACAACAAAATCCAATCTCCAACCATATCCTCACAAATATCACCGCCCATGAATACAAAT TGTGTTCAAGACCCAAACAAGAAAAGTATGGAGTTACAATTTTACAAGCAGCTTCAGCACAAACACGAGGCTTTGGAGAGGAGCCTGCAATCCCAGAATCAGGAGCTGACCACCCTGAAGAGAAACTTGGCTGACCAGCAGCCCAAGGTCATCGAAAAACTACACCTTCTCCAA
- the LOC125680879 gene encoding uncharacterized protein LOC125680879 isoform X1: MSGKIVFTTDDYADSEDEDFDDVEEYDDDMETFSSTPATTAPPAATVTTPEASTFVQPTVTPTVQPAAASASVEEDNTTQNLQTVGNVEQHDIQMQTSEAADDDDVIFVSGPSPPRRRQTATEIVPNPPPQRQTAPEYVPLHRAPVVLESKIYLTQEQVNMWYDFFNVTLVNSEDLFVESSAYYTARRRLWNAGWVTITGFPGDGKRSLADHLCVKFAKKPEKLVPIPELRDRNLWEKVALNEEGREQYTVVTVNSYQEWQRKVDTSKKQCVLIDKIFGPATYTSSKIEEWINHLDEIHKTAIQNRPNTLVIITFQKHQLEKMHPRVTLCPLFLSKHVIDLSHDNYRASKYDKMKVLEACCGGEHGLSFNEQDEIGKSKDNSFAYHSRLYAGVKSFHMEGQLYFKNPEKSIETVLEKVHSFDKIVYYCLACVGLLDGKIELDRESFEEYTEFQQNIFRQLKIALQVPDDVNLEKMRYACFLLSGVFLEPVQLYQWKFCHERMFFFVTDSVFRKIPQKVMEICSLDFLNERIRTSSYFTITMESNLSVWNRDYGSLSQRLVFEILRGNVRLIASHQSLCDVRFGEAFVRFMAEMGSLQPVVLQRGDYNRSFFFWLCYYGQDQTIKHLIKHEYFKDIKEQEWFKEELDISLFAACHGNGMNYGRIVKMLLDDGASISATDPLPDEDFLLLYGQEIFDLARKFKAPLVHIAAVYGSHDTLQALVEKGADVKQTTEDGFTVYHLAARNPDDGALRGLLKSKPDINTLKSVTGSLPIHEAIRCGGDSATRQLHWSGSEIKDNYKMNDGRSMLAAATGVGVEGIVRTITNAMPKSRLEGCRDNWPPLHTACALGNFNLVKSLLEKDASINEKGLGGWTALHFAVLFNRSGTVEQLLKNGADVNCQAADKKTPLHIAAENGYWHIVDLLLDKQAKPENTTKEGNFAITLAALNRDEEIVHMLMQEGIELEFPKEREEDPYERERMMMMIMRARERDRERMMALRSMKDKAKDTKESKK, encoded by the exons ATGAGTGGCAAAATTGTCTTCACAACAGATGATTATGCAGACAGTG aAGATGAAGATTTCGATGATGTGGAGGAATATGATGATGATATGGAGACATTTTCGTCAACCCCAGCAACAACTGCACCACCTGCAGCCACCGTGACAACCCCAGAAGCCAGCACATTTGTGCAACCAACTGTGACTCCTACGGTTCAGCCAGCTGCTGCTTCAGCATCCGTGGAGGAAGATAACACCACTCAGAACCTGCAGACAGTAGGCAATGTAGAACAGCATGATATACAAATGCAGACCTCAGAAGCAGCAGACGACGATGATGTCATTTTCGTCAGTGGCCCAAGCCCTCCTCGACGAAGGCAGACTGCAACAGAGATTGTCCCAAACCCTCCTCCACAAAGACAGACTGCACCCGAATATGTCCCCCTTCACAGAGCACCAGTGGTGCTGGAATCTAAAATTTATCTCACTCAGGAACAAGTGAATA TGTGGTACGATTTTTTCAACGTCACTTTAGTAAACAGTGAGGACTTGTTTGTGGAGAGTAGCGCGTATTACACAGCCAGAAGGAGGCTGTGGAATGCAGGCTGGGTCACCATTACAGGTTTCCCTGGTGATGGGAAGCGATCCCTGGCGGACCATCTGTGTGTTAAGTTTGCCAAGAAACCGGAGAAACTTGTACCAATACCGGAGCTGCGAGACCGGAACCTGTGGGAGAAGGTGGCCCTGAACGAGGAAGGCCGGGAGCAATATACTGTGGTGACTGTCAACTCTTATCAGGAGTGGCAACGCAAAGTGGACACCTCCAAAAAGCAGTGTGTACTGATTGATAAAATATTCGGTCCTGCAACTTACACGTCTTCAAAAATTGAAGAGTGGATAAACCATCTTGATGAAATTCACAAGACTGCTATACAAAACAGACCTAATACTTTGGTGATTATCACTTTCCAAAAGCACCAGCTGGAGAAGATGCACCCAAGGGTAACGCTATGTCCGCTCTTTCTTTCAAAACACGTGATAGATCTTTCACACGACAATTACAGGGCTAGTAAATATGATAAGATGAAGGTTCTAGAGGCTTGCTGTGGGGGAGAGCATGGGTTGTCGTTTAACGAACAGGATGAAATTggaaaaagtaaagataactcCTTTGCTTATCATAGCCGTTTATACGCGGGAGTCAAAAGCTTCCATATGGAGGGTCAACTATATTTCAAAAACCCTGAAAAATCCATTGAAACTGTACTCGAGAAAGTGCATAGTTTTGATAAAATCGTTTATTATTGTCTTGCTTGTGTGGGATTGTTGGACGGAAAGATCGAACTTGATAGGGAAAGTTTTGAAGAATATACAGAATTTCAACAGAATATTTTTAGGCAGTTGAAGATTGCTCTACAGGTGCCAGATGATGTGAATTTAGAGAAGATGCGATATGCCTGTTTCCTTCTGTCGGGGGTGTTTCTGGAACCAGTCCAGCTGTACCAGTGGAAGTTCTGCCATGAAAGAATGTTTTTCTTTGTGACTGATTCAGTATTTAGAAAAATTCCGCAAAAAGTTATGGAAATTTGTAGCCTAGATTTCTTGAATGAACGCATAAGAACTTCAAGCTACTTCACAATTACAATGGAATCAAATTTGAGTGTTTGGAATAGGGACTATGGTAGTCTGAGCCAAAGACTTGTATTTGAAATCCTCAGAGGTAATGTTAGACTTATAGCATCACACCAAAGTCTGTGTGATGTGCGATTTGGAGAAGCATTTGTAAGATTCATGGCGGAAATGGGATCCTTACAACCCGTAGTTCTTCAAAGGGGGGACTATAACCGATCATTCTTTTTCTGGCTGTGCTACTATGGACAAGATCAAACCATCAAACATTTGataaaacatgaatattttaAGGATATTAAAGAACAGGAGTGGTTCAAAGAAGAACTCGATATCAGCCTGTTTGCAGCTTGTCATGGGAATGGAATGAATTATGGTAGGATTGTGAAAATGTTGCTAGATGATGGAGCTTCAATTAGTGCTACTGATCCATTACCTGATGAGGATTTTCTTCTCCTATATGGACAGGAAATATTTGATTTGGCAAGGAAATTCAAGGCACCACTGGTTCATATAGCGGCAGTGTACGGGTCACATGATACTTTACAAGCTTTGGTTGAAAAGGGAGCAGACGTCAAACAGACGACCGAAGATGGATTTACCGTATATCACCTAGCTGCCAGGAATCCAGATGATGGGGCACTTAGAGGACTCCTGAAATCCAAACCAGACATTAACACATTAAAGAGTGTGACTGGAAGCTTGCCAATTCACGAAGCCATTAGATGCGGTGGAGATAGTGCCACGCGTCAGCTTCACTGGAGCGGTAGTGAAATCAAAGACAATTACAAGATGAATGATGGTAGGTCTATGCTGGCAGCAGCAACTGGAGTGGGTGTAGAAGGCATTGTAAGAACTATAACCAATGCTATGCCGAAGTCGAGGTTGGAGGGATGCCGAGATAACTGGCCACCTCTGCATACTGCCTGTGCGTTGGGAAATTTCAATCTTGTAAAGTCTTTACTGGAAAAAGATGCTTCAATAAATGAAAAGGGACTTGGTGGATGGACTGCTCTTCATTTTGCAGTACTTTTTAATCGTTCAGGAACAGTAGAGCAGCTGTTAAAGAACGGGGCAGATGTTAATTGTCAAGCTGCAGACAAGAAAACTCCTCTACATATCGCAGCAGAGAATGGTTATTGGCACATAGTGGACTTGCTTCTAGACAAACAGGCAAAACCGGAAAACACAACGAAAGAGGGCAATTTTGCTATAACATTAGCAGCGCTGAACAGGGATGAGGAGATCGTTCATATGTTAATGCAGGAAGGCATAGAACTGGAATTTCCCAAAGAGCGCGAGGAAGATCCTTATGAAAGAGAGCgcatgatgatgatgataatgaggGCAAGGGAGCGCGACCGAGAACGGATGATGGCATTGCGGAGTATGAAAGATAAAGCAAAAGACACCAAGGAATCGAAAAAATAG
- the LOC125680879 gene encoding uncharacterized protein LOC125680879 isoform X2, whose amino-acid sequence METFSSTPATTAPPAATVTTPEASTFVQPTVTPTVQPAAASASVEEDNTTQNLQTVGNVEQHDIQMQTSEAADDDDVIFVSGPSPPRRRQTATEIVPNPPPQRQTAPEYVPLHRAPVVLESKIYLTQEQVNMWYDFFNVTLVNSEDLFVESSAYYTARRRLWNAGWVTITGFPGDGKRSLADHLCVKFAKKPEKLVPIPELRDRNLWEKVALNEEGREQYTVVTVNSYQEWQRKVDTSKKQCVLIDKIFGPATYTSSKIEEWINHLDEIHKTAIQNRPNTLVIITFQKHQLEKMHPRVTLCPLFLSKHVIDLSHDNYRASKYDKMKVLEACCGGEHGLSFNEQDEIGKSKDNSFAYHSRLYAGVKSFHMEGQLYFKNPEKSIETVLEKVHSFDKIVYYCLACVGLLDGKIELDRESFEEYTEFQQNIFRQLKIALQVPDDVNLEKMRYACFLLSGVFLEPVQLYQWKFCHERMFFFVTDSVFRKIPQKVMEICSLDFLNERIRTSSYFTITMESNLSVWNRDYGSLSQRLVFEILRGNVRLIASHQSLCDVRFGEAFVRFMAEMGSLQPVVLQRGDYNRSFFFWLCYYGQDQTIKHLIKHEYFKDIKEQEWFKEELDISLFAACHGNGMNYGRIVKMLLDDGASISATDPLPDEDFLLLYGQEIFDLARKFKAPLVHIAAVYGSHDTLQALVEKGADVKQTTEDGFTVYHLAARNPDDGALRGLLKSKPDINTLKSVTGSLPIHEAIRCGGDSATRQLHWSGSEIKDNYKMNDGRSMLAAATGVGVEGIVRTITNAMPKSRLEGCRDNWPPLHTACALGNFNLVKSLLEKDASINEKGLGGWTALHFAVLFNRSGTVEQLLKNGADVNCQAADKKTPLHIAAENGYWHIVDLLLDKQAKPENTTKEGNFAITLAALNRDEEIVHMLMQEGIELEFPKEREEDPYERERMMMMIMRARERDRERMMALRSMKDKAKDTKESKK is encoded by the exons ATGGAGACATTTTCGTCAACCCCAGCAACAACTGCACCACCTGCAGCCACCGTGACAACCCCAGAAGCCAGCACATTTGTGCAACCAACTGTGACTCCTACGGTTCAGCCAGCTGCTGCTTCAGCATCCGTGGAGGAAGATAACACCACTCAGAACCTGCAGACAGTAGGCAATGTAGAACAGCATGATATACAAATGCAGACCTCAGAAGCAGCAGACGACGATGATGTCATTTTCGTCAGTGGCCCAAGCCCTCCTCGACGAAGGCAGACTGCAACAGAGATTGTCCCAAACCCTCCTCCACAAAGACAGACTGCACCCGAATATGTCCCCCTTCACAGAGCACCAGTGGTGCTGGAATCTAAAATTTATCTCACTCAGGAACAAGTGAATA TGTGGTACGATTTTTTCAACGTCACTTTAGTAAACAGTGAGGACTTGTTTGTGGAGAGTAGCGCGTATTACACAGCCAGAAGGAGGCTGTGGAATGCAGGCTGGGTCACCATTACAGGTTTCCCTGGTGATGGGAAGCGATCCCTGGCGGACCATCTGTGTGTTAAGTTTGCCAAGAAACCGGAGAAACTTGTACCAATACCGGAGCTGCGAGACCGGAACCTGTGGGAGAAGGTGGCCCTGAACGAGGAAGGCCGGGAGCAATATACTGTGGTGACTGTCAACTCTTATCAGGAGTGGCAACGCAAAGTGGACACCTCCAAAAAGCAGTGTGTACTGATTGATAAAATATTCGGTCCTGCAACTTACACGTCTTCAAAAATTGAAGAGTGGATAAACCATCTTGATGAAATTCACAAGACTGCTATACAAAACAGACCTAATACTTTGGTGATTATCACTTTCCAAAAGCACCAGCTGGAGAAGATGCACCCAAGGGTAACGCTATGTCCGCTCTTTCTTTCAAAACACGTGATAGATCTTTCACACGACAATTACAGGGCTAGTAAATATGATAAGATGAAGGTTCTAGAGGCTTGCTGTGGGGGAGAGCATGGGTTGTCGTTTAACGAACAGGATGAAATTggaaaaagtaaagataactcCTTTGCTTATCATAGCCGTTTATACGCGGGAGTCAAAAGCTTCCATATGGAGGGTCAACTATATTTCAAAAACCCTGAAAAATCCATTGAAACTGTACTCGAGAAAGTGCATAGTTTTGATAAAATCGTTTATTATTGTCTTGCTTGTGTGGGATTGTTGGACGGAAAGATCGAACTTGATAGGGAAAGTTTTGAAGAATATACAGAATTTCAACAGAATATTTTTAGGCAGTTGAAGATTGCTCTACAGGTGCCAGATGATGTGAATTTAGAGAAGATGCGATATGCCTGTTTCCTTCTGTCGGGGGTGTTTCTGGAACCAGTCCAGCTGTACCAGTGGAAGTTCTGCCATGAAAGAATGTTTTTCTTTGTGACTGATTCAGTATTTAGAAAAATTCCGCAAAAAGTTATGGAAATTTGTAGCCTAGATTTCTTGAATGAACGCATAAGAACTTCAAGCTACTTCACAATTACAATGGAATCAAATTTGAGTGTTTGGAATAGGGACTATGGTAGTCTGAGCCAAAGACTTGTATTTGAAATCCTCAGAGGTAATGTTAGACTTATAGCATCACACCAAAGTCTGTGTGATGTGCGATTTGGAGAAGCATTTGTAAGATTCATGGCGGAAATGGGATCCTTACAACCCGTAGTTCTTCAAAGGGGGGACTATAACCGATCATTCTTTTTCTGGCTGTGCTACTATGGACAAGATCAAACCATCAAACATTTGataaaacatgaatattttaAGGATATTAAAGAACAGGAGTGGTTCAAAGAAGAACTCGATATCAGCCTGTTTGCAGCTTGTCATGGGAATGGAATGAATTATGGTAGGATTGTGAAAATGTTGCTAGATGATGGAGCTTCAATTAGTGCTACTGATCCATTACCTGATGAGGATTTTCTTCTCCTATATGGACAGGAAATATTTGATTTGGCAAGGAAATTCAAGGCACCACTGGTTCATATAGCGGCAGTGTACGGGTCACATGATACTTTACAAGCTTTGGTTGAAAAGGGAGCAGACGTCAAACAGACGACCGAAGATGGATTTACCGTATATCACCTAGCTGCCAGGAATCCAGATGATGGGGCACTTAGAGGACTCCTGAAATCCAAACCAGACATTAACACATTAAAGAGTGTGACTGGAAGCTTGCCAATTCACGAAGCCATTAGATGCGGTGGAGATAGTGCCACGCGTCAGCTTCACTGGAGCGGTAGTGAAATCAAAGACAATTACAAGATGAATGATGGTAGGTCTATGCTGGCAGCAGCAACTGGAGTGGGTGTAGAAGGCATTGTAAGAACTATAACCAATGCTATGCCGAAGTCGAGGTTGGAGGGATGCCGAGATAACTGGCCACCTCTGCATACTGCCTGTGCGTTGGGAAATTTCAATCTTGTAAAGTCTTTACTGGAAAAAGATGCTTCAATAAATGAAAAGGGACTTGGTGGATGGACTGCTCTTCATTTTGCAGTACTTTTTAATCGTTCAGGAACAGTAGAGCAGCTGTTAAAGAACGGGGCAGATGTTAATTGTCAAGCTGCAGACAAGAAAACTCCTCTACATATCGCAGCAGAGAATGGTTATTGGCACATAGTGGACTTGCTTCTAGACAAACAGGCAAAACCGGAAAACACAACGAAAGAGGGCAATTTTGCTATAACATTAGCAGCGCTGAACAGGGATGAGGAGATCGTTCATATGTTAATGCAGGAAGGCATAGAACTGGAATTTCCCAAAGAGCGCGAGGAAGATCCTTATGAAAGAGAGCgcatgatgatgatgataatgaggGCAAGGGAGCGCGACCGAGAACGGATGATGGCATTGCGGAGTATGAAAGATAAAGCAAAAGACACCAAGGAATCGAAAAAATAG